A stretch of DNA from Temnothorax longispinosus isolate EJ_2023e chromosome 2, Tlon_JGU_v1, whole genome shotgun sequence:
TGCCATTTAATTCTTGTATACGTTGTGATCACGGGAATTGCGTCAAGTATGATTACCGAACCGCGCCATTTAATTCTTATGTTAGATCCGTTGGTGACGTTATCATTCGAATGGAAAAAGTtctactaacaataagatgatTGCGTGAGCGAGTCTTCTCACGATTACTCGAGTATTCTGAgtatataaagagaaaagcagagtaagatatgtatatataggaaGTGATAAAGGATATTATGTACAGGATTATTTCTTGATACACATAGTATGTCAAAGGTTTATAGTGGCAAATGTCAATAACGATAAGTGAGAAAGCTCGTCGAAACTGTGTTTTACGTCATTTACTTATCGCGGAAaagaatcataaaaattggtcGTGTGCTTTTATCTATGTATCGATATATACTTGactttaattagaatttttacaaTGAATAGTTTTTCggatattattttcttgatatttcAATCCTGTAATTACGTTGCTTCAAATAtatgaatgtgtgtgtgtgtatgtgtgaggAAGATGACAAATGACGTGACTTTGACGTGATAAatgtcattttaataaaatctcaaGAGTGATGTAAAACTTTTAGATAAATGATGTGTGTGAGCGGGGCTCTTCTTTACAATcaaagatacaaatataacTTCTATCTTGTATTTTCTTAAGTCTTAAGgcatactttttaaattttacacgcGTTTAATATTCACCCTAATTTCTCCTTAAACCTAACTTCCGTAATTTAAAGGGAACGCGAGGAAACTGTCTTCCAAGCAAGGGACAACACGGACGTTGTAAATTAGATAATGGACTTttcataaaagtttttttttaatttttctaatttgctTTTAAACTTGACAAAACTACTGTGTGTATGGTGATATCGCGACAttcctttttataaaaataatttttggcaGGGTGTGTCACGGGCATAGCGTTTAGTATCCCCCTTCCTTCGCCGATGCCGCGACAAGTGGACGAGCAACGTTATACCACACGGAGAATGTCGAAAATCTTCCTGGAATATCCTACTCCGAAGACGAGATTGCCCTtggtaaacaaattttattcgatatttcCACTCTTTATTCATTCATAttacattctctctctctctctctctttctctctctctctctctctctctgttttttCACAATACTACAgctaaactttttaaaattttattgccgTATTAAATGGCTGTTCGAAAGCTCTCTGAATTCCTTTTCTggattcaattataatttcgaaTAAACGTGTACACTACTTTTTTTCAGCGACCAATACGCACTTTTAGAAATACAGCGATTTATATGCCTATACGCAggagtaattatttaaatggatTCGTGGAACGTTACGCTAATACAGTTGAAGGGGAAAAAACACCACATTGGATCGTGTATATCCGTACATATACGTCTACATGCTAATGTCCTTACAGTAGTGGGCGGCGACCGCTCCTACATACGCAAGCTGCATTACTAAATCTGCGCGTAATCGTATTACCGCTTATTACGGAGGCCTATTTAACCTAAGGTTTAAATCCGATAATTAACGCCCCCCGAGAAAGCTTCGAACATTATTCTTCGATTATATGATACGGCGCAATTATGTGTGTCCCCGTTTTCAGAAAAGTTTGAAAATCTCCACCGCAGTAAGGACCTATGCTTTTTTCAAGGCTGACCTTACGTCGGTCGGATACAATGGCGGTTTTACGCCATCGCTATAACGTATGATAATGCGTGGAATTCATAAAGGAGCGCTGTGTTATACGTAAAGCAATCTTATCAAAACTTTCATACAACTCTTGGCCAGACCTTGACTTTATTTCTGCTACCCCTTAATCcactcttatattttaatctccACATTTGACGCTAATCGTAACTTACACGTACAAAAAAGGCTGcagtgataaaattaaaattgaaacaagagaaggctaattttctatttattatgatAACATCATAGCTAATATTTGTCaaacaaaatctttttaaaatataactttagaGACGtacttaatatttacaattttttgtatcaGTCTTCATAAATTATCGCCATCAGATTAGCTCGATTCTCTCCAGCTGTAAAGTGTCAAGAAGGAAACGAAATCGTTTCGATCGAGCATGATTCCTCATACTGTTTATCATTTCCGCTGAACGTAGGTAGCCTGTTGCTGCTtgcaaatatttcgttgaACTATACGCGTTGTGAAATTTACATTTCATCGCTGTTGCATGATAGTCATATAACTTCCTAGCAGTAAATGCCACTAGCGCTGTTATGACCTCTAAACGAAGATTTTACTAATGCGACATTTCGCAATGTGACAATTAAAATGAGGGTAAAGAAATGcttatttttaaagagatttatgtattttatatatataaaatatatatatataatatatatataaaatatataaatctctctctctctctctctctctctctctctctctctttctctctctctatttatatatatatatatatatagatttttttctatatattatcaaattttacatatattaattaaaatatttattgttggaatgaaacattattatattaaatatatattattgttgcaattaaaaacttgtttttttccataaaataaatttttgttaagaaagAATTAGCTCTCTTCTTGATTAAAGAATGCAGAGATAAAACATAGTTAGCAGAAGACATTATACCATATAGTACTACAAAATTACAGATGTGTTAGTGCATTTAGATACGTTAAAGTATTAGACAActgatgaaattttaaatatatcaataactTGTTTGTGTGTTCAGACTTCCATTAATAtcttcttatatgtataaagtgtTATGATGTCAGACTCACTTGACTATTAAACCGTGAAATTATGATATAAAGTTCTGAGGCATTCTCAAATAATTTCTCACCATCgtgaaaaatgttataattgtttattaatggGACCCAGTAGcagagtgacgtcaaatgacgtattaattcTGAAGTTAACTCTCAATGTTGGGAAGATGAAAAGTCGTTAAGCTTTGCAAATTCCGTTTGCTAAgtttaaacttaataaattttataactttattaaattctgtgttttttttttctgagttTCCACACGCTTGTGCGCTTAGACTCAAAACATATTTACAGTGGATTTGTTGACCTCTTTGGCGTTAAGCTTTTATAACATCCGATAGCTGCTTTTACTGCACTCCTTGACATTTCGATGGTATTATGTGACGTCATCGTGCAAAGACTTCGCGGCATTCTAGTGGAAACTTTTACTATTGCCACCCGCATCGGCTTATGTTCCTTCTTATGCTttgtaattgcaaatttatacatattgtaaCGTTGACTTATGTTACCTGTTTCTATATTAATGATTCTATATTAATGATTCGTTACACATAGAGTTGttattgcaacaaaaaattgttattgcaAAACTCGTACATTTATGTTACAATAACAGACGACCTTCTACAGAAGGTCATAAGCTTTTGAGCGGAAGTTACCTTTCTAGAATATAACAACAAactataaatgaaaattttattgagagagaaagagagagcaattttttagataataaaaattctaccgaacaatttttattaataatttttcatgagTCAATATGTACAgctttattgttttattttataagtaaatataatttcttttttaataatattatattgtaatcttCTTTTTTAGCCGATAGTCAATTCTGAACTCAAAACAACCACGATCGTGCCCTCAACCACATCGACCACACACAAATCGTTTTCCACCGAAGAACCCTTGTATCGGCTGGATGGAAGCAACGGACAAGCTTGCATTCTTCTTCAAGTAGATGCACTCATCACTGTTAAATATCGCACAAAACTCGGCGAGGATCAAGTAAGAAATGCATATGAATTAAATTCCGAAAGAAACAGGAAATCTTGGATCAATGAGCACAACGAcggataattatataattgatattgatatCTCTAGGAAGCGGATATCTACGTACCTAACGATGCAATTGTGACCGGAAATTGTGATAACGAAAACACGGTGACAATGTCATTGAAATGGGAAGCCTTCGTACTATCTTGGAGCTTCGCTAAggtaatcttttatatataacatcgtGTAGTCTATATATTTCCACAGTTGTGTCGTGAGATAAATTCTTGCGCCGGTCAAGAGGCAATTATACGAAagataaatcattttaattgcCAGACACGGTACTGCTTTTTGTGAAAATCGATACGTGACCCTTTTACCGAGATATAGTTCATTTGATTTTCACCTTCATATCGCTGATTGCGTGTTAGAAACTATCACGAGATAATGTCTCGAATTAACTCCACGAATTAACATCTCGGTTCGAGTAATTACCACATGTGGGATAAAAATAGtagaaatttcattaaaaatgatatccTAGAACAAAACGCAGGTATCGATTGATGAGatattacttatacatataccaaaattatatttaggaGTATGTCTTGCTATATTGTATTTGATCTCTTAGCACAATCCTAGTaatcttgatttttatatgaagGAATGATAAACCTTGTCAGATTTCCTCCCTATGCTTAACGAGAcatacgattttattttccagACACCAGGTGGTGAACGCTGGTATGTCGAGAAAATCGAACTGACCTATAACTCCAGTGACAAACACTTTGAACATATTGCTCAGCCAAGTAAGTGTCAATCTTATTAGTTTTTGCACAATTTTGCTATTTCGTGTGAAATGTTTTTGCATTTAAGAAAATGCAATAGTATTAAGTcacgttatttttaatagctaATAACTATCAACTTtgtactaaaaataaattaagctaTTGAATAcagtttattgtaaattaaaaactattagaTACACTTGACATacattttcgagagaaataatatattgttaattataaaagtcaaattgattattttattaatattttagacaaGACTATTCGACTGAGTACCGGCCAGAAACATAGCTCCATGCTGTTTCCCACACCGGTCGGAAAATCGTACGCTTGTTCCGAAGAAACCGAGATTTCGCTCACCGACGGCAAAAATCATGCCAGCGTACTTTTGAGGTATCCCAACatattatcgatttaattttagcaACCAAAGTTGTGTTTGTTATAAACAGTAAATCAGACATAATGCAAAAGTTCTAATTTAGCTaaagtacatttaattttacttcatATTTGAAcctaaaaatagatttatatgaAAGTCAAACCAATATCGAAAGTGacttttctattctttttcaaatCAAATGGCCACATTTTGTTCAATGTGGAACTTTGTTacaagttaataatatatatagctaCATAATACGATTTAGTGTTAGGCAAATTCTTATTCTTGTAAACTGCGTAAATAGAGAATATTAGATTGtcatgaaaatgaaaaatttcagagACATGAAGCTGCAACCGTTCAAGTTCAAGAACAACGAGTTTGCTGCCGAATTTTCGTGCACCTCGCTAAGCGCGCGGGCCAACAGAGACGAGACTGCGCCAGTTGCAGTTGGCTCCACGTTGGCCGCTGCGGTTCTCTTAACAATCACCGGCTATGCGGCCTACCGATATTTCAAAGTGAAGAAGGTTCAGTACGACACGATGGAGTAAAAAATACCCGGGGATCCCACTGTCACGTCGATGCCAAAGAAGCACGTATCGCCAAAAATTGACGCCGTTCGCGAGTGAGCGacacataatttttctcaacACTACGCGCTAGTCGTTCCTGGAAAAGAATCAGGTGTGTTTCTTTctgaaattttactttttggatatttcttttttgttagaCATGAACATAGCATATCGACACATATCGACGTATCTTGTAATTATCACGGAAAGAATCCGCGATGATCTCCGAAGATACCTAATAAATGAGTcgattaatgattaaattataaagtcCGGCTTAGAGCGGACTCCGCGAAACAAAATATCGCGCATAGAAATCTTCTAGATAGACATATCTGAATACATATCCAGTATACCCTACCGTAaacattaaaagatattttaaaatagtttttttattacttaaaaaaaatatcagcctgaatctatatgttataaaagtaatattgatttttattaattagcattataatttatcttatttcaacaaagttttatcgtcatttaatttaattatcttacagatgtcaaataataattatacttcaaaattattttaaaagaaatctttgttttatattttctctttataataTGGATTATTTGTcttcaaaattagaaaaaagttttataattaaaacagtCAATCGCGTAttaatgcataattatatacatacggAATTAGATATCATCGACTCATGTGGTATTATAAAAGTGTTGATAAATGATgtaatgaaattttcattacATACTAGTATATGCGCGACATATTTGTCAATCGTATCGAATGTCAACATATTCGcttgagattaaaaaaaatgacattcGTAATCGCAAACTCGGATGGTTGTATCAATAGGCTTTCCAATTTGTAGATTTTGATCTACACATCGTCATATTTATATGAGCATTGAAGAAAAGTACTTTGAAATCTTGTTAATCGCgtacatattttatcattacgATAGTTTTGTTGATTACAAGTTCTTTaaatttcgtataattttctagaatacacaaaaaatatatattttaatctccCGCGAAATACTTGCAATATACAATTAAGATAATTGAATTGTTTCTCTCGGCGTAACTCTTACAATATAATGTATCTTTATTCTTCATgaacattattatatgtatataggagtaacaactatatacatatagtaataataaatataatacatataatgataatttggttaattcatataaagaaatcgaaataaaacttCGACATTCGGAGACGTGAGAAGGTCCTTTTCGGCAGCTAACAATGTTAGATAGACgggtatattataattagattataattaatgagaaTGTATTAAAACTGTTAATACATTTCAATGTAACGCCTTAATTATCTTGTACATAGCGATCTATAATTTACGGATTTTTTCCCATTTTTTACACCAGTTGTactctatatttaattatgcttTACTCTTTATAACGTAGTTTCGTAAGTTTACCGGTTTACAAGTTTTAGCAAATCTAAGATATTTAActgtaaatatgaaatttaattagttgATCATTTTCTTTGTTGTTGTTTGTGTCTTAAGTGGAGATGGATCTGAACTAGGTTACAATTTGATCTTAAACATTATTCGCTTGACTTTACATAATACAAAGTAAGAAATTGTGTATGGATATGTGTGGATATAaatacgcacacgcacacacacacacacatgtacatatacatatacttgcTGTATATGTTTGTCAAATCTTCTTCggaatatttatatgaatatgtcaatttaagaaatataataaactttgtaataaGAGAGTGGTATTACGAAAACGcccataaaaatatttttatttgacttatTACCTTTGTCGGTGCATGCGCGCACAAAcacatacaataaatatactgTATAAATATGTGAGCGCTGAAACCACGATTATGTATTATGAATGAAACGTTTactttataaacaaaaataatttaaaacttttttcttacTCATACGCAATCTTCTTTTGATCTCTTCTCGCGCAGGACTTTTTCTGTTCttgtattctatttttatattggaTTTTTCCAAGTATCTGGATCTGTAAAGTTTCGCAAACGTGCATTCATTAGGAAactatgaataatttattttgatgataTCCTGGCGTATAAAACTCCAAGttactgtaattttatatttattcaaattgtgCGGTGTTAAATAGTTATGATATTGCGAGCTTTTCAAtcatttatataagatatgaTGGGTGCAATGATTATGATGATAAAAGAcagtttatttatacattgaaAATAGCTGATCGCTGGCGATAGCGCAcgatgaataatataattattagcaaGTTAACATATCTAAATGTAAAACGTATGCGTCCGCGCGTGCatggattaaaaattatattacataattatgcgctaaatatatttacgcgCAGATTACATCTATGtcgtatagatatatatatatgtatagtacgTACATGAAGAAAAACCTACGTTATCGATATATGCATAACATATAAACCTCTGTCTTCCAAGTGCATATTAAAGTTACTtcgtatgtaaatatattacggATATCGTATGTCGTATTTCCAAGATTTGTCAATCGTCGATTCGTGAATGTAGCCGGCAGCGTTGTGCGAGTATCATGACGATTCACAAGATCTCAAATAAGATTTGAATTATCGTTAAATGgtctttaatcaatttttcgaTACTTTGCAGCAAATGCGATAAACATGCATTccctaatttaaaaaaaaatgtatattacgataaatatagACTGGATAGACTCGCTTTTGAAGCAACCATATTGCCTGTCATATAAAAAGTACGCTATATAATTCAGTTACATTTGTCGCTAtctcaattataatttcaagaaattagTCTGAACCAAAAACTGGAAAGATCGAATGAATATCATGCATGCTCGCGGTATCGTGATATTAACACGAAGGAGGTCTAgctgtaattataaaaatgtatttttgtgctAAAGTCAATCTTATACCATAGATATTAACTGATAGTAGCGATTAAGATAGTTATCGGCGCGATTTAGCGGTTTATGTCTCGCATAGTAATACGATAAATTACATTCGGTGAATCTCTTAACGATTttgcgcattttttttttgcatttgcaAAACAACACGGAGATACGCATATGAAAGCAACGCGCAGTGACTAAATTGCTGAATCGCGACGTTTTTACGGTGAAATGGCGTCAAATTATGAATCATATCGCTTGACCTATAGCCGCAGCGTTAAGTCttgtaacaattattataatgcattACTGCGGAGATCGCGGAAACAGGGAGATGGATTCCGGTTTCACGTATCATAGTGTATCATATCGtctattaaaattgtatcatatcgataaaataaaggCTGTTATACAAGTTCACTCAATCGTGCATCGTGTCCACGATGATttatgccaaaatttttcgaattacGATAATCTCGCAATCTCAGaaaaataacacattattTTTGCAGCTGTCGCATATCATGTTTTTGAAGAAACTAACAAAGTAAGATAATTAATCATTTGAAAAACTATGTTTAAGGTAATAACCAATTACTATTATTCTCTATTTCAGATAGTAAACATATAACCGATCTTCTTgtttgtttcaaataattttgtaatatttacgaaaataattgatagtcgataaaatctttaagaaaaaaaaaacggtgaTATTTGGCGTTGCAAacttgcaaaatatatatagctcTCGTaatcatgttttattttatatacatgggCATTACGCCTTTCGAAAGCAGATGTCTATTTGGTGTTCACGGGGCGGAGGGTCGGAGATATAATAATCTCGCGTCGTGGAAAGGGCGTGAAAAGTACAGTCAAGCAGGCTTATGCTAGCCGTGGGGAGCCCTGGCATGGTTCCCTTTGCGCAACACGACGCACCGTCGTCAGCGACTCATTGTTGCAATGTCCATTGAAATCTCTCACAACAATGGCGCGCGACAAGACGATCGTATTGTCGCGGGTCGCCTGCGAGAGCATCTCGGGCCTTTTGCGCCTGCGGGTGCCTGCGACCGAAGAAATCGCCGCTCTCGGCTCCTGTCACCGAGGATTGCCCCTCGTAGCGCGGATTATAGCGACGCGCGATTATTCCGCCAATTTAGTATCTAATTAAACGAGTCCGCGAAAAATGCTCGAGGGAACGCAATCGCGAGATGGGCAGCAAAAGAAAAGTAGCACATATGTTGCTGCACTTggtatacaatttataaatattaatagtagGTAATAAATCATGACCGTCGAAAAACAAAAAGGAAGAAACCGTTCGCGGGAGAGGAGTTTATTTCGCGCGATCCAATCGCGCGTTTGTAATtggccgacgccgacgcgacgcACGCCTAATTAGCAATTACCGCGGCACAGTTTCGCTTAATTGGCCAGAAATTTATTCTTCGTACATCGGGCGATAacacggcggcggtggcggcggtggtgcATGGTGACCGGGATAATTGAACGTAATTGACCACGTTTGATGACAGATGTACCGCTGGATTCGATAGAGATGgttcgcgcgcgccgcgcgaagAGCGGAGCGGAGAAGGGAGGACAGGGTGAGCGTGGAGCTGCGTGGAGCTGAGGGGGACGGAAGGTACGACGCGCGGTAGCGGGGTACGGAGGTACGacctataatttataaactagGGGCTGTTTTGGGGTAATTGCAGATAACGACGGGGCGGTCCGGATAACAAGCCGACATGGGAGTCACTGGACACCGGTGCCGCTCCACCATAACCTTAGCGTCGTTACGTACGGTAATCCCTGTTCTGTATGTGTATATAGTATAGTTTGCAACCCTGTCCAAGCATAAGTTATGTCGCGCGTGATATCTCACCGCCGAGGGTTGAGAGTTAATAAACGACCGCGGTTGCAGCGAATCGCCCACCAGTCCCACCACCGCCGCCTTTCGTCCTTCGAACTCGTTAGCTCCGAGCTCCGAGTGTCGAGCGCGATGTCGTTTAGACCGAAGCGAAGGATAGACGATTCGTTGTTTTCCTATCGCTTTATTAACTAttcatatcaaaattattttagaatacttgataatataattgaattaattgtGCGCAACTGTAATCGTTAATTTGATCATCTTATGTGTCAATGATAAATGATCGCATcatctaaattaatttcctgTGATAATTTTACGATGTAACCACAAgttgtgtatattatattatttaattatgatttttatgaCAATAATTTTACGCAGAAATAAATTCCGTACTTTAGTCAGAATCTACTTGTCAGAATCACACATGCGTTGTTAGCATAAGCATAAAGAGCAATTCCTACTTCGCCGTGGATTCGTGGACAGTCCATTTGAGTGAGTACCATACAATAATTCCCGAGAGCTACCTGAAGAGTACTTTTGTTGAAAGTTGATGgattacgtttatattttgaCAGACTTGTGGATTTGTCCATAAagaattttagatatatatgtataagcatTATCAGGTACCTAATCAAATATACCtaagcaaatattattttaggttTCATCAAACAGTTTGAATCGACTAAAGGAAATATTTGACTTTATGTTTACTTTTGTTATGTATTATCTTAATAGTCTAGAACACTCTAGAGATATAAATGCATTCACAGTATAATACGCTGATCGATAAATATTGTTGCAAAGATCATCAAGTTAATGTAGAACTTGTGCTAATTCAATCTTTTTACAAACAAACAAAGTTATTTCTTTAGATAATATGTATTTGACAAAAACTTAACAATGGTACcctttatacaatttatactttttgtaaataaaatttttgaagaatcTTATAGAGTCATTACatgttttgcaataaaaaattagctttgtaaaaacatgtatttttaaaattgttttaatatctctctctctctctctctctctgctttttcttcttcttcttcttctcaatttgctataatttaatttatacttaaacAATAGAGTttgaaaatacaataatttttcttttaatttattgctgGTCGACGGCGACGGGAAAACGTCGATGCAGCAGCCTGCACTCTCAATCGCGTTATAATCAGTCTCGCACGTGGACCCGTTGAGGAGATCCTTCCTGGAGACGCTATAAATACACCTCCTAGATGTATGACGCGATGATTTCTTAGTTCTCACAGCATGGACGAGCAACTCGACGCAATCAACGTCTTGATAAGCCGATAAAAAGCAACGCGGCCTTGACGAGTCTGCACGGTCAGCTCGAAGAATCGTCGTAGGCAGCGTttcgtcttcgtcttcgtGAAAACGTCATCTTCGTACGCGTGTAGCGTGAAAGAATTAGCCGACTAATATCGGCGTCGCTTGCCACGCGTGGATTAGAAAAATTCGCCGAAGCAACATTCTGAAACATTTCACAGACATACGTCTTTTACGTATATTTagcaaaattaaagaatagaaAAGGCCAAAATTCAATGGaagcaatgtaaaaaattgtaatattatacaaaacgtttatatataaaatacttctggttgaattttttttagatatgtgataaaaattcaagacCTTTTTGTTTTACCTGTTTGCGATCTTTAt
This window harbors:
- the LOC139808480 gene encoding lysosome-associated membrane glycoprotein 5, with product MARRGEHCRAIFLLWCVTGIAFSIPLPSPMPRQVDEQRYTTRRMSKIFLEYPTPKTRLPLPIVNSELKTTTIVPSTTSTTHKSFSTEEPLYRLDGSNGQACILLQVDALITVKYRTKLGEDQEADIYVPNDAIVTGNCDNENTVTMSLKWEAFVLSWSFAKTPGGERWYVEKIELTYNSSDKHFEHIAQPNKTIRLSTGQKHSSMLFPTPVGKSYACSEETEISLTDGKNHASVLLRDMKLQPFKFKNNEFAAEFSCTSLSARANRDETAPVAVGSTLAAAVLLTITGYAAYRYFKVKKVQYDTME